Proteins encoded in a region of the Streptomyces sp. NBC_00258 genome:
- a CDS encoding NAD-dependent epimerase/dehydratase family protein produces MPDLDRAAGRTVVVLGGTGFIGRHIGEAFTALGARVHLVSPSAEPGSGSTATVRLDVLASSPREIAGLLATVGADTVVNSAGRVWQADEPQMAASNAELVTKVAEALAALPRQPRRPRLIQLGSVHEYGAGTPGGAIPEDWPPAPVTPYGRTKLLGTQAVSRAVRDQDADAVVLRLANVIGPGISVASLFGQVARHLAGAARADALGEKPDELRLPPLRAARDLVDVRDVADAVVAAAVAPSARVSGRVINVGRGEAVPVRDLIDRMVALSGLEVPVSEEGGAPPNRNDVEWQSLDISLARELLGWTPRRPLDTSLRELLAAVMPPVNERTG; encoded by the coding sequence CGCCACATCGGCGAGGCCTTCACCGCGCTCGGGGCCCGGGTGCACCTGGTCTCCCCCAGCGCCGAGCCCGGCTCGGGCTCCACGGCCACCGTCCGCCTCGACGTGCTCGCCTCCTCACCCCGGGAGATCGCGGGCCTGCTCGCCACGGTCGGCGCCGACACCGTCGTCAACTCGGCCGGGCGGGTCTGGCAGGCCGACGAGCCTCAGATGGCCGCCAGCAACGCCGAACTGGTCACCAAGGTCGCCGAGGCGCTCGCCGCACTTCCGCGGCAGCCGCGCAGACCCCGGCTGATCCAGCTCGGCAGTGTCCACGAGTACGGGGCGGGCACCCCGGGAGGAGCCATCCCGGAGGACTGGCCGCCCGCGCCCGTCACCCCCTACGGGCGTACGAAACTCCTCGGCACCCAGGCCGTGTCGCGGGCCGTACGGGATCAGGACGCGGACGCGGTGGTGCTCCGGCTCGCCAATGTGATCGGCCCCGGAATCTCCGTGGCCAGTCTCTTCGGCCAGGTCGCCCGGCATCTCGCCGGGGCCGCCCGCGCCGACGCCCTCGGCGAGAAGCCGGACGAGCTGCGGCTGCCGCCGCTGCGGGCCGCCCGCGACCTGGTGGACGTCCGGGACGTCGCCGACGCCGTGGTGGCCGCGGCCGTCGCGCCCAGTGCGCGGGTCAGCGGGCGCGTGATCAACGTGGGCCGCGGCGAGGCCGTGCCGGTCCGTGACCTGATCGACCGGATGGTCGCGCTCAGCGGCCTGGAGGTTCCGGTGAGCGAGGAGGGCGGCGCGCCGCCGAACCGCAACGACGTCGAGTGGCAGTCCCTGGACATCTCCCTGGCGCGCGAACTGCTCGGCTGGACACCGCGCCGCCCGCTGGACACCTCACTGCGCGAACTGCTCGCGGCCGTGATGCCGCCCGTCAACGAGAGGACAGG